In the genome of Neovison vison isolate M4711 chromosome 3, ASM_NN_V1, whole genome shotgun sequence, one region contains:
- the C3H2orf88 gene encoding small membrane A-kinase anchor protein — protein MGCMKSKQTFPFPTTFESEKQHASEESFMPEERFLPRMPAPVNADEEVKEPRGPQTVVFEFAHRLSQEILSDALRQWVGNSMKYDDIPYIESEGP, from the coding sequence ATGGGCTGCATGAAATCAAAGCAAACGTTCCCATTTCCAACCACATTTGAGAGTGAGAAGCAACATGCAAGTGAAGAAAGCTTTATGCCCGAAGAAAGATTTCTACCGAGGATGCCTGCTCCAGTTAATGCCGACGAGGAAGTGAAGGAACCACGAGGGCCTCAAACTGTGGTCTTCGAGTTTGCACACCGCCTGTCACAGGAAATCCTCAGCGACGCCCTGCGGCAGTGGGTGGGCAACAGCATGAAGTACGACGACATCCCGTACATTGAGAGTGAGGGGCCCTGA